Proteins encoded together in one Acholeplasma hippikon window:
- a CDS encoding lipoate--protein ligase family protein, which translates to MKTILSISTDPYFNLAWEEYILKNIYKDEDIFLLWQNDTSIIVGRNQNVFEEVNLDFVVKNHIPLVRRISGGGTVFHDLGNLNYSYITSAKGKINNYKLMTEDLIKALNELGIDARFEGKSDIKINGKKISGNAQSVIGDRLLHHGTLLFNSNLEKLNGVIKQKDTSIESISVKSNRSTVTNLSEYTNMSIEEIKDYILKRLVPSDQVHTLSDKDIKRIEDLKQERYLTYQWNYGESPKSTIDKNLGDYRVKASIAYGTIEDIIVIHQGTLALNISSSLVGLKCYPTELNQLLKKHPEIYQILFE; encoded by the coding sequence ATGAAGACAATTCTTTCAATTTCAACTGACCCATACTTTAATCTAGCATGGGAAGAATATATTTTAAAAAACATTTATAAAGATGAAGATATCTTCTTACTTTGGCAAAATGATACCTCAATTATTGTAGGTAGAAACCAAAACGTATTTGAAGAGGTTAATTTAGATTTCGTCGTTAAAAATCATATTCCATTAGTCAGACGTATTTCTGGTGGTGGAACTGTTTTTCATGATCTTGGTAACTTAAATTATTCTTACATCACATCTGCCAAAGGGAAAATTAATAACTATAAATTAATGACTGAAGATTTAATTAAAGCACTGAATGAATTAGGCATTGATGCGCGCTTTGAAGGAAAATCTGACATTAAAATTAATGGTAAAAAAATTAGTGGTAATGCCCAATCTGTGATTGGTGATAGACTGCTTCATCACGGTACTTTATTATTTAATTCGAACCTTGAAAAACTAAATGGTGTTATTAAACAAAAAGATACATCAATTGAAAGTATCAGCGTGAAATCTAACCGTTCAACCGTAACTAATTTATCTGAATATACAAATATGTCCATTGAAGAAATTAAAGATTATATTTTAAAACGTTTAGTCCCTTCTGATCAAGTACATACTTTATCTGATAAAGATATTAAACGAATTGAAGACCTAAAACAAGAACGTTACTTAACATACCAATGGAACTATGGTGAAAGTCCAAAATCAACCATTGATAAAAATTTAGGTGATTATCGAGTAAAAGCTAGTATTGCTTATGGAACAATTGAAGATATTATAGTCATCCATCAAGGTACACTTGCATTAAATATTTCTAGTTCTTTAGTTGGATTAAAATGTTATCCAACAGAATTAAATCAATTACTCAAGAAACATCCAGAAATATATCAAATATTATTCGAATAA
- a CDS encoding DUF4349 domain-containing protein yields MKKIILGVIFIFTLFMLIGCSTSGVPADRDDDANVGELAQEVTEPNRKLIFKVTMGVLVDDVEAYVIHIKKALNSDEWIDSESTSLNESRLVIRVKTTRLDNFLDEISNGNKVTQFEKTAQDISKQYVDIETQILNYELQLARLQELYENASLSEMIFINEQISKVQSELARLKGNLSNFDSLVEYSTVTLSVSSNPKDVEKPSFFNQLGNSFMKGVDLLVAAFRGISNLVMFFLPIGVIVSGVTFIGYRISKNKKMKKLLKQQKKDKEKGE; encoded by the coding sequence TTGAAGAAAATTATATTAGGGGTTATCTTTATCTTTACATTATTCATGCTTATAGGATGTAGTACAAGTGGTGTACCAGCAGATAGAGATGATGATGCAAATGTAGGAGAGTTGGCTCAAGAAGTTACTGAACCAAATAGAAAACTGATTTTTAAAGTTACTATGGGGGTTTTAGTAGATGATGTTGAGGCATATGTTATTCATATTAAAAAGGCACTTAATAGTGATGAATGGATTGATAGTGAATCAACCTCATTAAATGAGAGTCGTTTAGTTATTCGTGTGAAGACAACACGTTTAGATAATTTCTTAGATGAAATTAGTAATGGAAATAAAGTGACGCAATTTGAAAAGACAGCACAAGATATATCTAAACAATATGTGGATATTGAAACTCAAATTTTAAATTATGAATTACAATTAGCTAGACTTCAAGAACTTTACGAAAATGCAAGTCTATCTGAAATGATTTTTATCAATGAACAAATTAGTAAAGTTCAATCTGAACTAGCTAGATTAAAAGGAAATTTATCTAATTTTGATAGTTTGGTAGAGTATTCAACTGTAACGCTTTCTGTAAGCTCAAATCCAAAAGATGTAGAAAAACCTAGTTTCTTTAACCAATTAGGAAATTCGTTCATGAAAGGTGTAGACCTTTTAGTAGCGGCATTCAGAGGTATTTCAAACCTTGTGATGTTCTTCCTTCCAATAGGTGTCATTGTAAGTGGTGTAACATTTATTGGATATAGAATCAGTAAAAATAAAAAGATGAAAAAATTATTAAAACAACAAAAAAAGGATAAAGAAAAAGGGGAATAA
- a CDS encoding diacylglycerol/lipid kinase family protein, protein MKTLLIFNRKSGKGKIKKDLYYIKDFFASKNKVLDLLELTSEVDIVKEVEIIGASYETIIISGGDGTIHGVVNGVMKINKELRPKLLFLPYGTTNDMAHMLGISKNIKKSLKTYEENVCRMMDVHLANDEYFIYAAAVGKFSRVSYEIDRRTLRYLGHFGYFLNVFKDVFVPFKIDAKIITKDETYEKKTFFMIMGAGDRIAGFRLTKFGKATKLNSGLVGFRVFNRRHFLSWIKIGWFYLFKGKHFKSDLHLDTDEVKVEIDDKYVWNIDGEKGPKGSLTVKVFKEEICIIVKKEKTQIYF, encoded by the coding sequence ATGAAAACATTATTAATTTTTAACAGGAAATCAGGTAAAGGAAAAATAAAAAAAGATCTTTATTACATTAAAGATTTTTTTGCGTCAAAAAATAAGGTATTAGACCTTTTAGAATTAACGAGTGAAGTTGATATTGTTAAAGAAGTTGAAATAATTGGTGCTTCATATGAAACCATCATTATTTCTGGTGGTGATGGGACAATTCATGGTGTTGTTAATGGTGTGATGAAAATAAATAAAGAACTTAGACCAAAGTTATTATTCTTACCTTATGGCACAACAAATGATATGGCGCATATGCTGGGTATTAGTAAAAATATAAAGAAAAGTTTAAAGACTTATGAAGAAAATGTATGTAGAATGATGGATGTTCATCTAGCAAACGATGAATATTTTATCTATGCTGCTGCGGTTGGAAAATTCTCAAGAGTAAGTTATGAAATTGATAGACGAACACTAAGATACTTAGGACACTTTGGATATTTCTTAAACGTGTTTAAAGATGTCTTTGTCCCATTTAAAATAGATGCGAAGATTATCACTAAGGACGAAACCTATGAGAAAAAGACCTTCTTTATGATTATGGGGGCAGGGGATAGAATTGCGGGATTTAGATTAACAAAATTCGGTAAAGCAACAAAACTAAATAGTGGTTTGGTAGGGTTTAGAGTTTTTAATAGACGTCATTTTTTAAGTTGGATTAAGATTGGATGGTTCTATTTATTTAAAGGGAAACACTTCAAAAGTGACCTTCATTTAGATACTGATGAAGTAAAAGTTGAAATAGATGATAAGTATGTTTGGAATATTGATGGGGAAAAAGGACCAAAAGGTTCACTTACAGTTAAGGTCTTTAAGGAAGAAATTTGCATAATAGTTAAGAAAGAGAAAACGCAAATCTATTTTTAG
- a CDS encoding 2-oxo acid dehydrogenase subunit E2, producing MFEFKFADIGEGIHEGTILKWNFKVGDKVKEGDTLVIVETDKVNAELPSPVDGVIVALGKQEGEVIHVGENVVIIDDGKGAPAPAAPAPVAAAPAQEAPKAQAASADVYDFRFADIGEGIHEGTILKWNFKVGDSVKEGDTLVVVETDKVNAELPAPVSGTILKIGKNEGEVIHVGETVVLIGEKGATLAAAPAAPAEAPKASKGAGVVGEIEVSDEIIGGSHEEVVSTSTGKVLASPVARKLAADLGVEISTVKGTGEQGRVLKDDVQAAKAPVAQAAPAQAAQQPAAAPKAAAAAPAKPQGDVEVVKISRVRKAISNAMVRSVYTIPHTTLIDEINVNALVEFRSKAKGVAEAKGIKLTYMAFIAKAVVIALREFPTFNASFNHETDELYIKKYINLGMAVDTPDGLIVPNIKNAQNLSVFELASQVRKLADDTIARKISLDQQQHGTFTITNFGSAGIAFGTPVINYPELAILGVGKIEQKPVVENGEIKIASVLPLSLAVDHRIIDGADGGRFLSRIKELLTNPTLLLLS from the coding sequence ATGTTTGAATTTAAATTTGCTGATATCGGGGAAGGAATCCATGAAGGTACTATCCTTAAATGGAACTTCAAAGTAGGAGATAAAGTTAAAGAAGGCGATACATTAGTTATCGTTGAAACAGATAAAGTTAACGCTGAATTACCATCACCAGTTGATGGAGTAATCGTTGCTTTAGGAAAACAAGAAGGAGAAGTTATCCACGTTGGTGAAAACGTAGTTATCATTGACGATGGTAAAGGTGCTCCTGCACCAGCTGCTCCAGCTCCAGTAGCTGCTGCACCTGCTCAAGAAGCTCCAAAAGCTCAAGCTGCTTCAGCTGACGTATACGATTTCAGATTTGCTGATATCGGTGAAGGTATCCATGAAGGAACAATCTTAAAATGGAACTTCAAAGTTGGAGATTCAGTAAAAGAAGGCGATACTTTAGTAGTTGTTGAAACTGATAAAGTTAACGCTGAATTACCTGCTCCAGTTTCTGGAACAATTCTAAAGATTGGTAAAAATGAAGGCGAAGTTATTCACGTTGGTGAAACTGTTGTCTTAATCGGTGAAAAAGGTGCTACATTAGCTGCTGCTCCAGCTGCTCCAGCAGAAGCTCCAAAAGCTTCTAAAGGTGCTGGTGTTGTTGGTGAAATTGAAGTATCTGATGAAATCATCGGTGGATCACATGAAGAAGTTGTTTCTACATCAACAGGTAAAGTATTAGCTTCACCAGTTGCACGTAAACTTGCTGCTGACTTAGGTGTTGAAATTTCAACAGTTAAGGGAACAGGTGAACAAGGACGTGTATTAAAAGATGACGTTCAAGCTGCTAAAGCTCCAGTTGCACAAGCTGCTCCTGCTCAAGCTGCTCAACAACCAGCTGCTGCTCCTAAAGCTGCTGCTGCCGCTCCAGCTAAACCACAAGGTGATGTTGAAGTTGTTAAGATTTCAAGAGTACGTAAAGCTATTTCTAACGCAATGGTTAGATCAGTTTACACAATTCCTCATACAACTTTAATTGATGAAATTAATGTTAATGCATTAGTTGAATTCAGAAGTAAAGCTAAAGGTGTTGCTGAAGCTAAAGGCATTAAATTAACTTACATGGCATTCATCGCTAAAGCGGTTGTTATTGCCTTAAGAGAATTCCCAACATTCAATGCTTCATTCAATCATGAAACAGATGAATTATACATTAAGAAATATATTAACTTAGGTATGGCAGTTGATACTCCGGACGGATTAATCGTTCCAAATATCAAGAATGCTCAAAACTTATCAGTATTCGAATTAGCTAGCCAAGTTAGAAAATTAGCTGATGATACAATCGCAAGAAAGATCTCATTAGATCAACAACAACATGGTACATTTACAATCACTAACTTCGGTTCAGCTGGTATCGCATTCGGTACTCCAGTAATTAACTACCCTGAATTAGCAATTTTAGGTGTAGGTAAGATTGAACAAAAACCAGTTGTTGAAAATGGTGAAATCAAAATCGCTTCAGTATTACCATTATCATTAGCAGTAGACCACAGAATTATCGATGGTGCTGATGGTGGTAGATTCTTAAGCAGAATTAAAGAGTTATTAACTAACCCTACATTATTACTATTAAGCTAA
- the lpdA gene encoding dihydrolipoyl dehydrogenase, whose product MAKQYDIIVVGGGPGGYVAAIKAAQLGAKTALVEKENVGGICLNHGCIPTKTFLKSAKVFKTMKHANDYGVTASGEIGFDWSKIVSRKDGVVKQLTGGVAFLLKKNGVDVYNGFGEIKSANEVVVNGESLQTKNVIIATGASAIVPPIPGVEDAYKKGIVVTSRELLAVKNYPKSILIVGGGVIGVEFATVFNSFGSKVTIIEKMDGILPTMDEEVRVAYTKTLKKDGIEILTGAEVKSVSDHKLTYNLAGQDVTIEGDLILMAVGTRANSKGLEHLGLEMDRANIKTNEYLQTNVPGIYAIGDVNGKFMLAHVAEHEGIVAVEHILKKGHQKMDYDKIPSCIYGSPEIAAIGLTEKEAKARGIDYKVSKVPLAAVGKALADGEKEGFIKLIVDKKYLEVVGVHIYAYNATELISEFSVAMASEATAYEIAHAIHPHPTLSELSLEAALGAIDKAIHI is encoded by the coding sequence ATGGCTAAACAATACGATATTATTGTCGTAGGTGGAGGACCTGGTGGCTACGTAGCTGCTATTAAGGCTGCTCAACTTGGGGCAAAAACAGCTTTAGTTGAAAAAGAAAATGTTGGAGGTATCTGTTTAAATCACGGATGTATCCCAACAAAGACTTTCTTAAAATCTGCTAAAGTATTTAAGACAATGAAACATGCAAACGACTATGGTGTAACAGCAAGTGGCGAAATCGGATTCGATTGGTCAAAAATTGTTTCACGTAAAGATGGCGTTGTTAAGCAATTAACAGGTGGCGTGGCATTCTTATTAAAGAAAAACGGCGTTGACGTATATAACGGATTTGGTGAAATTAAATCAGCAAATGAAGTTGTAGTAAACGGCGAATCATTACAAACTAAAAATGTAATTATTGCAACTGGTGCTTCAGCAATCGTTCCTCCAATTCCAGGAGTTGAAGATGCTTACAAGAAAGGTATTGTTGTAACATCAAGAGAATTACTAGCAGTTAAGAATTATCCTAAATCAATCTTAATCGTTGGTGGTGGTGTTATTGGTGTTGAATTCGCTACAGTATTTAATTCATTTGGTTCAAAAGTTACAATCATTGAAAAGATGGATGGTATCTTACCAACTATGGATGAAGAAGTTCGCGTAGCATATACTAAGACATTAAAGAAAGATGGTATCGAAATCTTAACAGGTGCTGAAGTTAAATCAGTTAGCGATCATAAGTTAACTTATAACTTAGCTGGTCAAGATGTAACTATCGAAGGTGATTTAATCTTAATGGCTGTTGGTACACGTGCTAACTCTAAGGGTCTTGAACACTTAGGATTAGAAATGGATCGTGCAAACATCAAGACTAACGAATACTTACAAACTAACGTTCCTGGCATTTATGCAATTGGGGATGTTAATGGTAAATTCATGCTTGCACACGTTGCAGAACATGAAGGTATCGTTGCTGTTGAACACATCCTTAAGAAGGGTCATCAAAAGATGGATTACGATAAGATTCCATCATGTATCTACGGTTCACCAGAAATCGCTGCTATCGGATTAACTGAAAAAGAAGCGAAAGCACGCGGTATTGACTATAAAGTTTCTAAAGTTCCACTAGCAGCTGTTGGTAAAGCATTAGCTGATGGTGAAAAAGAAGGCTTCATCAAGTTAATCGTTGATAAGAAATACTTAGAAGTTGTTGGTGTTCACATCTATGCATACAATGCAACAGAATTAATTTCTGAATTCTCAGTTGCTATGGCATCAGAAGCTACAGCTTATGAAATTGCTCATGCAATTCATCCACATCCAACATTATCTGAATTATCATTAGAAGCTGCATTAGGCGCTATTGATAAAGCAATTCATATCTAA
- a CDS encoding ABC transporter ATP-binding protein, producing MDNILEITDLSKSFGEVKAVNHISFDVRRGSLFAFLGQNGAGKSTTIKMITTLLKKDTGNILLNGKEDEAYFREKIGVVFQDNVLDGLLTVKENLMLRGAFYLKEKEKVEARYEELMAKLNLKEIENQRFKTLSGGQKRRVEIARALFSNPELLILDEPTTGLDPETRLVVWEVINKLRVEEGVTVLLTTHYMEEATNADYVVIIHKGKIVAKGSPSELKDAHSKDYFKLVPHKKAELVSYLEKEKRDFFKKSDVYYIEIKDTKDAIGLIVDLKENIRNFEVVNGTLDDVFVKIVGEQNV from the coding sequence ATGGATAACATTTTAGAAATAACAGATTTATCAAAATCATTTGGTGAAGTTAAAGCTGTCAACCACATTAGTTTTGATGTAAGACGTGGAAGTTTATTTGCGTTTTTAGGTCAAAACGGTGCTGGAAAATCAACAACAATTAAAATGATTACGACACTGCTTAAAAAAGATACAGGAAATATTTTATTAAATGGCAAGGAAGATGAAGCCTATTTTAGAGAAAAAATAGGTGTTGTTTTTCAGGATAATGTATTAGATGGTTTATTAACAGTCAAAGAGAACTTAATGTTAAGAGGTGCTTTCTACTTAAAAGAGAAAGAAAAAGTTGAAGCTAGATATGAAGAATTAATGGCTAAACTTAATTTAAAAGAAATTGAGAACCAAAGATTTAAAACACTATCTGGTGGACAAAAAAGAAGAGTTGAAATAGCAAGAGCGTTATTCTCAAATCCTGAATTATTAATTTTAGATGAACCAACAACAGGTTTAGATCCTGAAACAAGATTAGTGGTTTGGGAAGTTATTAATAAATTAAGAGTTGAAGAAGGGGTAACTGTTTTACTAACAACGCATTATATGGAAGAAGCAACGAATGCTGATTATGTAGTGATTATTCATAAAGGGAAAATAGTTGCCAAAGGATCACCTTCTGAATTAAAAGATGCACATAGTAAAGATTACTTTAAATTAGTTCCACATAAAAAAGCTGAATTAGTTAGCTACTTAGAAAAAGAAAAACGTGATTTCTTTAAAAAATCTGATGTTTATTATATTGAAATTAAAGATACAAAAGATGCTATTGGTTTAATTGTTGACTTAAAAGAAAACATTAGAAACTTTGAAGTGGTGAATGGTACATTGGATGATGTGTTTGTTAAGATTGTAGGTGAACAAAATGTATGA